The Brassica oleracea var. oleracea cultivar TO1000 chromosome C6, BOL, whole genome shotgun sequence genome includes a region encoding these proteins:
- the LOC106300889 gene encoding probable zinc metalloprotease EGY1, chloroplastic, protein MGTLTSVAFAAATNIRFRTFHCNLWEKIKTPMPKVTSPLRERYRFSSPEETRGFKAVVKCLGNDQNDSRGIDGGENRDTKSSVIRDSTVETASREEEDADEKSNSSSINEFGSDKTPYVSSRPSTESPIDPTYSSFQIDSFKLMELLGPERVDPADVKLIKDTIFGYSTFWVTKEEPFGDLGEGILFLGNLRGKREDVFAKLQRKLAELTGDKYNLFMIEEPNSEGPDPRGGARVSFGLLRKEVSEPGPTTLWQYVIAFILFLLTIGSSVELGIASQINRLPPEVVRYFTDPNAVEPPDMELLYPFVDSALPLAYGVLGILLFHELGHFLAAVPKKVKLSIPYFIPNITLGSFGAITQFKSILPDRSTKVDISLAGPFAGAALSVSMFAVGLFLSTNPDAASDLVQVPSMLFQGSLLLGLISRATLGFAAMHATTVSIHPLVIAGWCGLTTTAFNMLPVGCLDGGRAVQGAFGKNVLVTFGLSTYVMLGLRVLGGPLALPWGLYVLICQRTPEKPCLNDVTEVGTWRKALVGTAIILVVLILLPVWDELAEEVGIGLVNTF, encoded by the exons ATGGGGACTCTCACGAGCGTGGCTTTCGCAGCTGCCACTAACATCAGATTCCGAACGTTTCATTGCAATCTCTGGGAGAAGATTAAGACACCAATGCCTAAGGTTACTTCACCATTGAGAGAGAGATACCGTTTCTCTAGCCCTGAGGAAACCCGCGGATTTAAGGCTGTAGTAAAGTGTTTAGGCAATGATCAAAACGATAGCAGAGGAATCGACGGCGGAGAAAACAGAGACACAAAATCGTCCGTTATTAGAGATTCAACTGTAGAAACTGCTTCGCGTGAAGAAGAAGATGCAGACGAGAAAAGTAACAGTAGCAGCATCAACGAGTTCGGTTCCGACAAGACTCCTTATGTTTCTTCAAGG CCATCAACTGAATCGCCTATTGATCCGACATACAGCAGCTTCCAAATAGACTCTTTTAAGCTAATGGAGCTTCTTGGACCTGAGAGAGTAGACCCTGCAGATGTGAAGTTAATAAAGGACACCATTTTTGGCTATTCAACATTCTGGGTGACGAAAGAAGAACCCTTTGGGGATCTCGGAGAGGGCATCCTATTTCTTGGGAACTTAAGAGGAAAAAGGGAAGATGTTTTTGCAAAGCTTCAAAGGAAACTGGCGGAGCTTACTGGCGATAAGTATAATTTGTTCATGATCGAGGAGCCTAACTCGGAGGGACCAGATCCACGCGGCGGTGCACGTGTTAGCTTTGGTTTGCTTCGTAAAGAAGTCTCAGAGCCAGGACCAACCACGCTCTGGCAGTATGTGATTGCATTCATATTGTTTCTTCTGACTATTGGTTCCTCTGTAGAATTGGGAATTGCTTCTCAG ATTAACCGTCTACCTCCTGAGGTGGTAAGGTATTTCACCGATCCAAATGCTGTTGAACCACCTGATATGGAGCTTTTGTATCCATTTGTAGATTCTGCATTGCCTTTGGCATATGGTGTCTTGGGAATTCTTTTGTTTCAT GAATTGGGGCACTTTCTTGCTGCAGTTCCAAAGAAAGTAAAGCTTAGCATTCCTTACTTCATTCCAAACATTACACTCGGAAGTTTTGGTGCAATCACACAG TTCAAGTCGATTCTTCCCGACCGGAGTACAAAAGTTGACATTTCGCTAGCTGGTCCATTTGCTGGAGCCGCACTCTCAGTTTCCATGTTTGCTGTTGGTCTGTTTCTATCTACTAACCCAGATGCAGCTAGCGATCTGGTGCAGGTCCCTAGCATGTTATTCCAAGGTTCATTACTTCTTGGACTCATCAGCCGAGCAACCCTGGGATTCGC AGCTATGCATGCTACAACAGTTTCGATCCATCCGCTTGTTATTGCTGGATG GTGTGGTTTAACAACAACGGCTTTTAATATGCTTCCTGTTGGGTGTTTGGATGGAGGAAGAGCTGTACAG GGCGCATTTGGGAAAAATGTACTGGTTACATTTGGGTTGTCGACCTATGTAATGCTTGGACTCAGAGTG CTCGGTGGCCCTTTGGCACTTCCTTGGGGTCTCTACGTGCTAATCTGCCAG AGAACACCCGAAAAACCATGCCTGAACGATGTGACCGAGGTTGGAACATGGAGGAAGGCACTTGTCGGGACAGCAATTATTCTGGTTGTTTTGATACTCCTGCCTGTATGGGACGAACTCGCAGAAGAGGTAGGCATAGGGCTTGTAAACACATTTTGA
- the LOC106299277 gene encoding uncharacterized protein LOC106299277, which yields MVLRSSISNTKKFFQKTIDNFKSFFSNNATYHKLPKTPHNISINDHHHQNPNNIISSSSTSAIHKQLQPKSRDYVTKNRVLTQPPRRGDRDETLFSKPKVELVLLKLQKMEEIMNGDIINDEEHVLDVREFLDCYSRLRCAAYIDVVEKFFMEVYSDFFSPQPLEHTTRVVVQSRYPYGGQNN from the coding sequence ATGGTGCTTAGAAGCTCCATCTCCAACACAAAAAAATTCTTCCAAAAAACTATCGACAATTTCAAATCATTTTTCTCCAACAATGCTACCTATCACAAACTACCTAAAACACCTCATAACATTTCCATCAACGATCATCATCATCAAAACCCAAATAACATCATATCATCATCATCGACATCAGCCATACATAAGCAGTTACAGCCTAAATCCAGAGATTATGTGACCAAAAACAGAGTTTTGACTCAACCACCGAGAAGAGGAGACAGAGATGAGACACTCTTTTCCAAACCAAAGGTTGAGCTTGTTCTCCTAAAGCTACAAAAGATGGAGGAGATAATGAATGGTGATATAATAAATGATGAGGAACATGTCTTAGATGTTCGGGAGTTCCTCGATTGCTACTCTCGTCTTCGTTGCGCTGCTTACATCGATGTGGTTGAGAAGTTTTTTATGGAGGTCTACTCTGATTTTTTTAGCCCTCAACCTCTCGAGCACACGACTAGAGTGGTCGTTCAATCACGTTACCCCTACGGTGGCCAGAATAACTGA
- the LOC106298918 gene encoding probable disease resistance protein RPP1, whose protein sequence is MASSSFPLSPLSSLPPNWKHHVFPSFHGADVRKSFLSHILKEFRSKGIDTFIDDDIERNKSIGPQLIDAIKGSKIGIILLSKNYASSSWCLNELVEIMKCRTELGQTVMTIFYEVDPADVKKQRKDFGKSFRKTCKGKTSDEIETWKKALEGVATIAGYHSNNWDNEAAMIEKIATDVSNMLNNSTPTRDFEELVVTGAHMEKLNYFFFECLRGSGHVGLYILPRRNMY, encoded by the exons ATGGCTTCGTCTTCTTTTCCTCTTTCTCCTCTATCTTCTCTGCCTCCAAATTGGAAGCACCATGTCTTCCCGAGCTTCCATGGGGCAGATGTCCGCAAATCCTTTCTGAGTCACATTTTGAAGGAGTTTAGAAGCAAAGGGATTGACACTTTCATTGACGATGATATCGAGAGGAATAAGTCGATCGGTCCCCAGCTTATCGATGCTATTAAAGGATCGAAAATTGGGATCATCTTGCTCTCCAAGAACTATGCTTCTTCGTCTTGGTGCCTAAACGAGTTGGTGGAGATCATGAAGTGTAGGACAGAGCTTGGTCAGACAGTTATGACCATTTTCTATGAAGTGGATCCAGCTGATGTAAAGAAGCAGAGGAAAGATTTTGGGAAGTCCTTTAGAAAAACTTGTAAAGGCAAAACAAGTGACGAGATTGAGACATGGAAAAAGGCTTTGGAAGGTGTGGCCACCATCGCTGGTTACCATTCAAACAACTG GGATAATGAAGCAGCCATGATCGAAAAAATAGCAACTGATGTTTCAAACATGTTGAATAATTCCACGCCAACAAGAGATTTCGAGGAGTTAGTTGTAACGGGAGCTCATATGGAAAAATTGAATTATTTTTTTTTTGAATGTCTAAGAGGTTCTGGACACGTAGGCCTATACATTCTCCCACGGCGAAATATGTATTAA